The genomic window ACCTGGCGCTGCTGGTTCACCTTGATCGGGTAGAAGGTCTGGTACCTCGCCGGATAGTTGTTGTCGTGAATGGCGTTCTTGAACACGCGGCTGATCGAGGCGATACGCCCCTCCAGGATGTTCATGAAGCGCAGAAGGATCGGCGGCTTGATCTTCCTCTTGATCAGGTCGTCGACCAGCACCTTGAGATCAATCGAGTATTTCGAATTGGGGGTCGGGTGCACGCAGACGTTACCCTTCTTGTTGACCGAGAAGAGTTCGGCGCCCCAGTTATCGATGTTGTAGGTCTTGGAGGAATCGTTGATGGTCCATTTAGCCATTTTCAGTTCACCATGTGCAGCAAAGTGGAGTGTTGACAGTCATCACGACAAGCGGTTCTTGAAGTCTTCATAGCTGAAGCTGCGCACAACGCGCAGTTCACCGGTTTCCGGCTCATAGGTGCAGATATGCGGCAGCTGGATGCCGTTAAAAGTAGTGGTCTTCACCATCGTGTAGTGCGACATGTCCAGGAAGGCAAGTTTCTCCCCCGGGACGAGCTTGTGGTCGAAAGACCAGTCGCCGATGACGTCGCCGGCAAGGCACGAGGGACCGCCCAGGCGGTAGTCATGCTCCTTCTCGCCGGGGAGGTACCCTTCCTGGATCTCGGGACGGTACGGCATCTCCAGGATGTCGGGCATATGGCAGGTGGCCGAGACGTCCAGGACCGCTATGTCCAGCTCGTTGTGCACCACGTCGAGCACCTCCGAGACGAGGATGCCGGTACCGATGGCGATCGCTTCCCCGGGCTCGAGGTAAACCTCGAGGTCGTATTTCTCCCGGTAGTAACGCACCAGCTCCACCAGGGCGTCGATGTCGTAACCCTCGCGGGTGATGTGGTGCCCTCCCCCCAGGTTCAGCCACTTCATCTGCGGCAGGAACGCGCCGAACTTCTCCTCGAAAACCTTGGAGGTCCGCTCCAACGGCTCAAAGAGCTGCTCGCACAGGGTATGGAAGTGCAGGCCTTCGACACCGGCCAGGGATTTACCCTCGAACTCCGAACGCAGGATGCCAAGGCGCGACTTCGGTGCCGCCGGGTCGTAGATCGGGGTGTGCCCCTCGGAATGACCCGGGTTGACCCTGAGCCCTACCGACACGCGCCCGGCGTACTGCTCCCACATGGGACGGAAGCGCTCCAACTGGTTGAACGAGTTGAACACCAGGTGGTTCGAGGTGGTGAGGAGCTCCGCCACGTCGCTTTCCTTGAAGGCTGCGGAGAAGCTGTGCACCTCGCGGCCGAATTCCTCGCGACCAAGGCGCGCCTCCCATGGGGAGCTTGCGCAGATCCCGTGCAGCGTCTGCGCGATGATCGGGAAGACGCTCCACATGGAAAACGCCTTCAGCGCCAGAAGGATCTTGGCGCCGCTGCGCTTTTGCACCTCGTCGAGTATGGCCAGGTTGTGGCGCAGCCGCCCCAGGTCGACCACGAAGGCCGGGGACGGGGCAAGCCGCGTCATCTCTTCTACGTGCAGTTTGGTCACTTACAGTTCCGCCCAGTCGCCGCCGTCGACTACGACGGTGGGAAGGCCCATGGGGCCTAAAGTCTCGATGAACGCTTCCGGATCGAACTGCTCCATGTTGAACACGCCCTCGCCGCGCCACTTGCCGGTCAGCATCATGATCGCGCCGACGACGGCGGGGACGCCGGTGGTGTAGCTGATGGCCTGGCTCTTCACCTCGCGGTAGCACGCCTCGTGGTCGCAGATGTTGTAGATGTAGACCTGTTTCCTCTTGCCGTCCTTGATGCCGCGGGCGATGACGCCGATGCAGGTGCGCCCCTTGGTGAGCGGCCCGAGGCTCCCCGGGTCCGGCAGAACCGCTTTAAGGAACTGCAGCGGCACGATCTTCTGGCCGTTGAACTCGACCTCGTCGATGCGGGTCATGCCGACGTTTTGCAGCACCTCCAGGTGCTTCAGGTAGTTGTCCGAGAAGGTCATCCAGAACTGCGCCTTCTTGATGGTCGGGATGTGCTTCACCAGCGACTCCATCTCCTCATGGTACATGCGGTAGATGTTCATCGGGCCGATGCCGTCCGGGAAGTCGAAGACGCGCTTGGTGGCAAGCGGAGCGGTCTCGACCCAGTCGCCCTTCTCCCAGTGACGGCAGGCCGCGGTCACCTCGCGAATGTTGATCTCCGGGTTGAAGTTGGTGGCGAAGGGCTGGCCGTGGTTCCCCGCGTTGGCGTCGATGATGTCGATCTCGTGCACCTCGTCCAGGTACTTCTTGGCAGCGAGGGCGGTGTAGACGTTGGTGACGCCCGGGTCGAAGCCGGAGCCGAGAAGCGCCATGAGCCCCTTCTCCTTGAAGCGGTCCTGGTAGGCCCACTGCCAGCTGTACTCGAACTTAGCGGTGTCGAGCGGCTCGTAGTTGGCGGTATCCAGGTAGTCCACGCCGGTGGCGAGGCAGGCGTCCATGATGGTCAGATCCTGGTACGGAAGCGCCACGTTGATGACGAGCTTGGGCTGCTCGCGCTTGATCAGCTCGATCAGTTCAGGCACGTTGTCGGCATCCACCTGGGCGGTGTCGACCGGGAATTCTATCTGGT from Geomonas ferrireducens includes these protein-coding regions:
- the nspC gene encoding carboxynorspermidine decarboxylase, with translation MTRLAPSPAFVVDLGRLRHNLAILDEVQKRSGAKILLALKAFSMWSVFPIIAQTLHGICASSPWEARLGREEFGREVHSFSAAFKESDVAELLTTSNHLVFNSFNQLERFRPMWEQYAGRVSVGLRVNPGHSEGHTPIYDPAAPKSRLGILRSEFEGKSLAGVEGLHFHTLCEQLFEPLERTSKVFEEKFGAFLPQMKWLNLGGGHHITREGYDIDALVELVRYYREKYDLEVYLEPGEAIAIGTGILVSEVLDVVHNELDIAVLDVSATCHMPDILEMPYRPEIQEGYLPGEKEHDYRLGGPSCLAGDVIGDWSFDHKLVPGEKLAFLDMSHYTMVKTTTFNGIQLPHICTYEPETGELRVVRSFSYEDFKNRLS
- a CDS encoding saccharopine dehydrogenase family protein, which codes for MSKVLIIGAGGVGGVVTHKCAQATGVITAITLASRTESKCRAIADQIEFPVDTAQVDADNVPELIELIKREQPKLVINVALPYQDLTIMDACLATGVDYLDTANYEPLDTAKFEYSWQWAYQDRFKEKGLMALLGSGFDPGVTNVYTALAAKKYLDEVHEIDIIDANAGNHGQPFATNFNPEINIREVTAACRHWEKGDWVETAPLATKRVFDFPDGIGPMNIYRMYHEEMESLVKHIPTIKKAQFWMTFSDNYLKHLEVLQNVGMTRIDEVEFNGQKIVPLQFLKAVLPDPGSLGPLTKGRTCIGVIARGIKDGKRKQVYIYNICDHEACYREVKSQAISYTTGVPAVVGAIMMLTGKWRGEGVFNMEQFDPEAFIETLGPMGLPTVVVDGGDWAEL